In Melanotaenia boesemani isolate fMelBoe1 chromosome 16, fMelBoe1.pri, whole genome shotgun sequence, the following proteins share a genomic window:
- the LOC121655613 gene encoding carbonyl reductase [NADPH] 1-like, whose protein sequence is MSTRVAVVTGSNKGIGLSIVRALCKQFKGDVYLTARDVDRGQAAVESLASEGLKALFHQLDINELNSIISAAAFFKEKYGGVDVLINNAGIAFTMADTTPFAVQAEVTMKTNFFATRDMLTHFLPLIKAGGRVVNMSSFVGSQTLNKCSPELQQRFRSNDITEDELVGLMQRFVDEAKRGEHKNSGWPDTAYGISKTGLTTLSLILARRLSKERPNDGILLSACCPGWVQTDMGGKRGEKSPEEGAITPVYLALLPPGATEPHGKFVSDKQVQPW, encoded by the exons ATGTCAACCAGGGTTGCTGTGGTAACGGGTAGTAACAAAGGCATTGGACTTTCCATCGTCCGAGCGCTCTGCAAGCAGTTCAAAGGGGATGTTTACCTGACCGCCAGAGACGT TGATCGAGGTCAGGCAGctgtggagtctctggcctcagaGGGTCTGAAGGCTTTGTTTCACCAGCTGGACATCAATGAGCTGAACAGCATCATCAGTGCTGCTGCTTTCTTCAAAGAGAAGTATGGAGGAGTGGATGTCCTTATCAACAACGCTGGGATTGCATTTACAa TGGCAGACACAACTCCGTTTGCTGTCCAGGCCGAGGTCACCATGAAGACAAACTTCTTCGCCACCAGAGACATGTTGACTCATTTCCTGCCGCTCATCAAAGCTGGAG gtCGTGTGGTGAACATGTCCAGTTTTGTCGGCAGCCAAACTCTGAACAAGTGCAGTCCAGAGCTTCAGCAGCGTTTCCGCAGTAACGACATCACCGAGGACGAGCTGGTGGGACTGATGCAGAGATTTGTTGATGAGGCCAAGCGAGGCGAGCACAAGAACAGCGGCTGGCCTGATACGGCGTATGGAATATCTAAAACTGGACTGACG ACGCTGTCCTTAATTCTGGCTCGTCGCTTGTCTAAGGAGAGACCAAACGATGgg ATCTTACTGAGTGCCTGCTGCCCAGGTTGGGTCCAGACTGACATGGGTGGCAAGAGAGGAGAAAAGTCGCCAGAAGAGGGCGCCATTACTCCTGTTTACCTGGCCCTTCTTCCGCCAGGAGCCACAGAGCCTCACGGAAAGTTTGTCTCTGATAAGCAAGTTCAGCCGTGGTGA
- the setd4 gene encoding SET domain-containing protein 4, with amino-acid sequence MGDMGGCRHRAGRTARKRRGKHKSTIQSVSLCHQLQFVRLMKFLHQRGFTSTLLQPAVFTDTGRGLQTLKTIKPGELIISLPESCLITAATALDSDLGQFIKCWKPRLSPLLAICVFLVCERHRGEASDWFPYISVLPDTYTCPAYFTDEVMAVLPAGVQRRAVEQREALHEMHSTSQDFFRSLQPILSQPTEDVLTYEALRWAWCSVNTRSVFMSHPSNNFLSGQDNYALAPFLDLLNHRPDVQVKASFNDVTRCYEIRSVSGTQRFQQAFINYGSHDNQRLLLEYGFVATNNPHSVVYVETDLLCDVLRGDKSLDQKIKFLRENNFLHNLTISTEGPSWRLMTALRLLSLPQALYHHWRAALLGQTVCEEMEEWSFRTAKTLCQRLLQNTHKALDKISHLLQECEQPIREQLLTVRSLRQEERCILGSCLETLGGSFKQNDNLLSCQPNVGDVT; translated from the exons ATGGGGGACATGGGTGGCTGTAGACACAGAGCTGGACGAACTGCAAGAAAGAGGAGGGGGAAACACAAAAGCACCATCCAGTCTG TATCACTGTGTCACCAGCTGCAATTTGTGAGGCTGATGAAGTTTCTTCACCAACGAGGATTCACCTCAACTCTGCTGCAGCCGGCTGTCTTCACTG ACACAGGCAGAGGGCTGCAGACTCTGAAAACTATAAAG cCTGGTGAGCTGATCATTTCACTGCCAGAATCTTGTCTTATCACAGCTGCAACAGCTCTGGACAGCGACCTGGGACAGTTTATCAAGTG ctgGAAGCCCCGTCTTTCACCTCTTTTGGCTATCTGTGTCTTTCTGGTGTGTGAGCGGCACAGAGGGGAAGCCTCTGATTGGTTCCCTTACATCAGCGTGCTGCCCGACACTTACACCTGCCCGGCTTATTTCACAGATGAAGTCATGGCTGTCCTGCCCGCCGGTGTGCAGAGGCGCGCTGTAGAGCAGAGGGAGGCTCTGCATGAGATGCACTCCACCAGCCAGGACTTCTTCAG GTCCCTGCAGCCGATTCTGAGCCAGCCCACTGAGGATGTTCTGACCTATGAGGCACTGAG GTGGGCTTGGTGTAGCGTCAACACACGTTCTGTTTTCATGTCCCATCCGTCCAACAACTTCCTGTCTGGGCAGGATAACTATGCTTTAGCTCCGTTTCTGGACCTCCTCAACCACCGCCCTGATGTGCAG GTAAAAGCAAGTTTCAATGATGTGACCAGATGTTATGAAATCAGGAGTGTTTCTGGGACACAACGCTTCCAGCAGGCCTTCATTAACTATGGTTCCCATGACAACCAGCGACTGTTGTTAGAGTACGGATTTGTTGCCACCAACAACCCCCACAGCGTGGTGTATGTGGAAACAG ATCTTTTGTGTGATGTTTTAAGAGGTGATAAGAGTTTGGATCAGAAGATTAAATTTCTCAGAGAGAATAATTTCCTTCA TAATCTCACCATTTCCACTGAAGGTCCCAGTTGGAGGCTGATGACTGCTCTCAGATTGTTGTCTCTGCCACAAGCGCTGTA TCACCACTGGAGGGCAGCGTTGCTCGGCCAGACTGTATGTGAAGAGATGGAGGAATGGAGCTTCCGCACGGCTAAAACTCTTTGTCAGCGACTACtacaaaatacacacaaagcTTTAGACAAG ATCTCACACCTTCTCCAAGAATGTGAGCAGCCGATCAGGGAGCAGCTACTCACCGTCAGATCGTTGCGGCAGGAGGAGAGGTGCATCTTGGGAAGTTGTCTTGAGACGCTGGGAGGttcattcaaacaaaatgacaacCTGTTGTCATGCCAACCGAATGTTGGAGATGTAACATGA
- the LOC121655612 gene encoding carbonyl reductase [NADPH] 1-like produces MSPRVAVVTGGNKGIGLAIVRALCKQFEGDVYLTARDVDRGQAAVESLASEGLKALLHQLDINDINSIISAAAFFKEKYGGVDVLINNAAIAFKVADTTPFAVQAEVTLKTNFFATRDMLTHFMPLIKAGGRVVNVSSFVGCRTVNQFSQALKQRFRSEDITEDELVGLMQRFVDGAKKDKHKEDGWADTAYGVSKAGLTTLSYILARRLSKERPNDGILLNACCPGWVRTDMAGPKAPKSPDEGAETPVYLALLPPGATEPHGKFVSEKQVQPW; encoded by the exons ATGTCACCCAGGGTTGCCGTGGTAACGGGCGGAAACAAGGGCATCGGTCTGGCCATCGTCCGAGCGCTATGCAAGCAGTTCGAAGGGGATGTTTACCTCACTGCCAGAGATGT TGATCGAGGTCAGGCGGctgtggagtctctggcctcagaAGGTCTGAAGGCTTTGCTTCACCAGCTGGACATCAATGACATAAACAGCATCATCAGTGCTGCTGCTTTCTTCAAAGAGAAGTATGGAGGTGTGGATGTCCTCATTAATAATGCAGCGATCGCATTCAAAG TGGCAGACACAACTCCATTCGCTGTCCAGGCAGAGGTGACCCTCAAGACTAATTTCTTTGCCACCAGAGACATGTTGACCCACTTCATGCCGCTCATAAAAGCTGGAG gTCGTGTGGTAAACGTCTCAAGCTTTGTCGGCTGCCGTACTGTGAACCAGTTCAGCCAGGCTCTCAAGCAGCGTTTCCGGAGCGAGGATATCACGGAGGACGAGCTGGTGGGACTGATGCAGAGATTTGTTGACGGGGccaaaaaagacaaacacaaggAAGACGGCTGGGCTGATACGGCGTACGGCGTGTCTAAAGCTGGACTGACG ACGCTGTCTTACATCCTGGCTCGTCGTCTGTCTAAAGAGAGACCAAACGACGGg ATCTTGCTGAATGCCTGCTGTCCAGGATGGGTGCGCACCGACATGGCTGGTCCAAAAGCCCCCAAGTCACCAGACGAGGGCGCTGAGACTCCGGTTTACCTGGCCCTGCTGCCACCTGGAGCCACAGAGCCTCACGGAAAGTTTGTCTCTGAGAAACAAGTTCAGCCTTGGTGA
- the cryzl1 gene encoding quinone oxidoreductase-like protein 1 isoform X2, translating to MKGLYCRAGVSDAEPKFVIQETTLPDVLGCHQVRVQVKACGLSPLDLKLFRDVGIQREFIPVGREVAGVVLEVGPKVTFFQQEDEVVGVLPLDSPCSGLCEVIDIDEYYLVQKPEKLSPDCVAGALRDGLRAYTALHTHARIAAGHTLLVMDGASSFGLMCIQLACYHGVKVMTTSHSPQKHTFLEQLRPSVARVIPVHSGPSDLLSVVLEETGGLGVDIVVDSGVRLHEEEEEMEEKKLLPHKHDIISILGVGGHWVTSHQDLQLDPPDCRLLHLKSASVSFLNPEVWTASSAQQGRYLHILKDIVEKMSAGVLRPQPEEAVPLYEATVAMETVQRHPKKKAVVKL from the exons atgaaaGGTTTATACTGTCGAGCAGGTGTGAGTGATGCTGAGCCCAAGTTCGTTATTCAGGAAACG ACTCTCCCAGATGTTTTAGGCTGCCATCAGGTCAGAGTTCAGGTTAAGGCTTGTGGACTCAGCCCGCTGGACCTTAAG CTGTTCCGTGATGTGGGAATCCAGAGAGAATTCATTCCTGTTGGGAGAGAGGTGGCAGGAGTCGTCCTTGAAG TTGGCCCAAAAGTAACATTCTTTCAGCAGGAGGATGAGGTTGTCg GTGTCCTTCCCTTGGATTCTCCCTGCTCTGGACTCTGCGAAGTCATTGACATAGATGAATATTATTTAG TTCAAAAGCCAGAAAAGCTCAGCCCGGACTGTGTCGCGGGAGCACTGCGTGATGGCCTTCGTGCATACACTGCTCTGCACACACATGCTCGCATTGCAGCCGGACACACACTCCTGGTCATGGACGGTGCCAGC TCTTTCGGACTTATGTGCATCCAGTTGGCTTGTTATCACGGAGTGAAGGTTATGACGACGTCACACTcaccacagaaacacacattcctGGAGCAGCTGCGTCCCAGCGTAG CCAGAGTTATTCCAGTGCACAGTGGACCGTCAGATCTGCTGTCTGTGGTTCTGGAGGAGACCGGAGGGCTCGGAGTGGATATTGTTGTTGACTCTGGAG TCCGTTTACacgaagaagaggaggagatggaggagaagaaatTACTCCCACATAaacatgacatcatcagcaTTCTGGGTGTGGGTGGACACTGGGTCACGTCCCATCAGGATCTGCAG TTGGATCCTCCAGATTGCAGATTGCTGCATCTGAAATCAGCCTCTGTGTCTTTCCTCAATCCTGAAGTCTGGACAGCTTCATCAGCTCAACAAGGAAGATATCTCC ATATTCTGAAGGATATTGTCGAGAAGATGTCAGCGGGTGTACTCAG ACCTCAGCCAGAGGAAGCTGTTCCTCTGTATGAAGCCacggttgccatggagactgtCCAGCGTCATCCAAAGAAAAAGGCTGTTGTTAAGCTCTGA
- the cryzl1 gene encoding quinone oxidoreductase-like protein 1 isoform X3, with the protein MKGLYCRAGVSDAEPKFVIQETTLPDVLGCHQVRVQVKACGLSPLDLKLFRDVGIQREFIPVGREVAGVVLEVGPKVTFFQQEDEVVGVLPLDSPCSGLCEVIDIDEYYLVQKPEKLSPDCVAGALRDGLRAYTALHTHARIAAGHTLLVMDGASSFGLMCIQLACYHGVKVMTTSHSPQKHTFLEQLRPSVGVQDPLVARVIPVHSGPSDLLSVVLEETGGLGVDIVVDSGVRLHEEEEEMEEKKLLPHKHDIISILGVGGHWVTSHQDLQLDPPDCRLLHLKSASVSFLNPEVWTASSAQQGRYLHILKDIVEKMSAGVLR; encoded by the exons atgaaaGGTTTATACTGTCGAGCAGGTGTGAGTGATGCTGAGCCCAAGTTCGTTATTCAGGAAACG ACTCTCCCAGATGTTTTAGGCTGCCATCAGGTCAGAGTTCAGGTTAAGGCTTGTGGACTCAGCCCGCTGGACCTTAAG CTGTTCCGTGATGTGGGAATCCAGAGAGAATTCATTCCTGTTGGGAGAGAGGTGGCAGGAGTCGTCCTTGAAG TTGGCCCAAAAGTAACATTCTTTCAGCAGGAGGATGAGGTTGTCg GTGTCCTTCCCTTGGATTCTCCCTGCTCTGGACTCTGCGAAGTCATTGACATAGATGAATATTATTTAG TTCAAAAGCCAGAAAAGCTCAGCCCGGACTGTGTCGCGGGAGCACTGCGTGATGGCCTTCGTGCATACACTGCTCTGCACACACATGCTCGCATTGCAGCCGGACACACACTCCTGGTCATGGACGGTGCCAGC TCTTTCGGACTTATGTGCATCCAGTTGGCTTGTTATCACGGAGTGAAGGTTATGACGACGTCACACTcaccacagaaacacacattcctGGAGCAGCTGCGTCCCAGCGTAG GTGTGCAGGATCCTTTAGTAG CCAGAGTTATTCCAGTGCACAGTGGACCGTCAGATCTGCTGTCTGTGGTTCTGGAGGAGACCGGAGGGCTCGGAGTGGATATTGTTGTTGACTCTGGAG TCCGTTTACacgaagaagaggaggagatggaggagaagaaatTACTCCCACATAaacatgacatcatcagcaTTCTGGGTGTGGGTGGACACTGGGTCACGTCCCATCAGGATCTGCAG TTGGATCCTCCAGATTGCAGATTGCTGCATCTGAAATCAGCCTCTGTGTCTTTCCTCAATCCTGAAGTCTGGACAGCTTCATCAGCTCAACAAGGAAGATATCTCC ATATTCTGAAGGATATTGTCGAGAAGATGTCAGCGGGTGTACTCAGGTAA
- the cryzl1 gene encoding quinone oxidoreductase-like protein 1 isoform X1 gives MKGLYCRAGVSDAEPKFVIQETTLPDVLGCHQVRVQVKACGLSPLDLKLFRDVGIQREFIPVGREVAGVVLEVGPKVTFFQQEDEVVGVLPLDSPCSGLCEVIDIDEYYLVQKPEKLSPDCVAGALRDGLRAYTALHTHARIAAGHTLLVMDGASSFGLMCIQLACYHGVKVMTTSHSPQKHTFLEQLRPSVGVQDPLVARVIPVHSGPSDLLSVVLEETGGLGVDIVVDSGVRLHEEEEEMEEKKLLPHKHDIISILGVGGHWVTSHQDLQLDPPDCRLLHLKSASVSFLNPEVWTASSAQQGRYLHILKDIVEKMSAGVLRPQPEEAVPLYEATVAMETVQRHPKKKAVVKL, from the exons atgaaaGGTTTATACTGTCGAGCAGGTGTGAGTGATGCTGAGCCCAAGTTCGTTATTCAGGAAACG ACTCTCCCAGATGTTTTAGGCTGCCATCAGGTCAGAGTTCAGGTTAAGGCTTGTGGACTCAGCCCGCTGGACCTTAAG CTGTTCCGTGATGTGGGAATCCAGAGAGAATTCATTCCTGTTGGGAGAGAGGTGGCAGGAGTCGTCCTTGAAG TTGGCCCAAAAGTAACATTCTTTCAGCAGGAGGATGAGGTTGTCg GTGTCCTTCCCTTGGATTCTCCCTGCTCTGGACTCTGCGAAGTCATTGACATAGATGAATATTATTTAG TTCAAAAGCCAGAAAAGCTCAGCCCGGACTGTGTCGCGGGAGCACTGCGTGATGGCCTTCGTGCATACACTGCTCTGCACACACATGCTCGCATTGCAGCCGGACACACACTCCTGGTCATGGACGGTGCCAGC TCTTTCGGACTTATGTGCATCCAGTTGGCTTGTTATCACGGAGTGAAGGTTATGACGACGTCACACTcaccacagaaacacacattcctGGAGCAGCTGCGTCCCAGCGTAG GTGTGCAGGATCCTTTAGTAG CCAGAGTTATTCCAGTGCACAGTGGACCGTCAGATCTGCTGTCTGTGGTTCTGGAGGAGACCGGAGGGCTCGGAGTGGATATTGTTGTTGACTCTGGAG TCCGTTTACacgaagaagaggaggagatggaggagaagaaatTACTCCCACATAaacatgacatcatcagcaTTCTGGGTGTGGGTGGACACTGGGTCACGTCCCATCAGGATCTGCAG TTGGATCCTCCAGATTGCAGATTGCTGCATCTGAAATCAGCCTCTGTGTCTTTCCTCAATCCTGAAGTCTGGACAGCTTCATCAGCTCAACAAGGAAGATATCTCC ATATTCTGAAGGATATTGTCGAGAAGATGTCAGCGGGTGTACTCAG ACCTCAGCCAGAGGAAGCTGTTCCTCTGTATGAAGCCacggttgccatggagactgtCCAGCGTCATCCAAAGAAAAAGGCTGTTGTTAAGCTCTGA